Proteins encoded within one genomic window of Spirochaeta cellobiosiphila DSM 17781:
- a CDS encoding TolC family protein, whose translation MRKSLSLILMMTWAALLWSDPKALTIEDALQIAKDNNYSLKANDVSLHTAVKKEKAAWNVFMPTMNLSMTYAKSNEVSTTSALTPVPSSFSPGDNSFDKVQVMSFDSKDSLVAQMTAQLNLNLAIGNGIKALKLNSESASLDRQVAWQDTALDVQKSFYQILLLQKQRAILQSQYQTMEQRLKDVRNMYNNGYSTELDLLQVQVGLERMKPSLTQMDEGIKNGIKGLTYKLGLPQEQEITLVGEISVDDLSGVEGDLDSSLTLLQLDNNLEQLENAKKAAFYQNLPTLTLGWGYNPILGNPTDGDKYSSFSDYFDSDNWSDQGSLTITLSMPLDAWLPFSSSQMDIDGYKDQIKALGYQKLSATEGLAVQLKSLRSTLVSQSQTITASLKGRDLAKRTYDLTKVAYRSGTKTYYELKSAEDDYLSAEFDYISSQYDYLMTYLDLKYNLGQF comes from the coding sequence GTGAGAAAGTCTCTATCCCTAATATTGATGATGACATGGGCAGCATTACTCTGGTCAGATCCTAAGGCGCTAACCATTGAAGATGCTCTTCAAATAGCCAAAGATAATAATTATTCCTTAAAAGCTAATGATGTATCCCTACATACGGCTGTAAAAAAAGAAAAAGCCGCATGGAATGTGTTTATGCCTACTATGAACTTGTCTATGACCTATGCCAAGAGTAATGAAGTTAGTACGACATCTGCTCTAACCCCAGTCCCTAGTTCATTTAGCCCAGGAGATAATTCATTCGATAAGGTTCAAGTGATGTCATTTGATTCTAAAGACTCTTTAGTCGCTCAGATGACAGCTCAATTAAATCTGAACCTTGCCATTGGAAATGGTATCAAGGCTTTAAAGCTTAACAGTGAGAGTGCCTCTTTGGATCGGCAAGTGGCTTGGCAAGATACGGCATTAGATGTTCAAAAGAGCTTCTATCAAATCCTTCTCTTGCAAAAACAGAGAGCTATTCTTCAATCTCAGTATCAAACAATGGAACAACGTCTCAAAGACGTTCGTAATATGTACAACAATGGATACAGTACAGAACTAGACCTCCTTCAAGTTCAGGTGGGATTAGAGAGAATGAAACCTAGTTTGACCCAAATGGATGAAGGGATTAAGAACGGTATCAAGGGCCTCACGTATAAGCTAGGATTACCTCAGGAACAAGAAATAACTCTTGTAGGTGAAATCTCCGTTGATGATCTTTCTGGAGTGGAAGGGGATCTTGATTCATCATTAACATTGCTACAGTTGGATAATAATTTAGAACAATTAGAGAATGCGAAGAAGGCCGCCTTCTATCAGAACTTACCAACCCTCACCTTAGGATGGGGATACAATCCCATACTTGGTAATCCAACAGATGGAGATAAATACTCCAGTTTTAGTGACTACTTTGATTCTGATAACTGGAGTGACCAAGGTTCATTAACCATAACCTTATCCATGCCCCTTGATGCCTGGCTTCCCTTTAGTTCCAGTCAAATGGATATTGATGGCTACAAGGATCAAATCAAAGCTCTAGGATACCAGAAGTTATCCGCAACAGAAGGTCTGGCCGTTCAATTAAAAAGCCTGAGGAGTACTCTGGTATCCCAGTCCCAGACTATTACAGCCTCCTTAAAAGGACGGGATTTAGCCAAAAGAACCTATGACTTAACGAAGGTCGCTTACCGTTCAGGTACCAAAACATACTATGAATTAAAATCTGCGGAGGATGACTACTTATCCGCTGAGTTCGACTATATCAGTAGTCAATATGACTATTTGATGACTTATTTAGACCTTAAATACAACCTGGGTCAGTTTTAG
- a CDS encoding alpha-amylase family glycosyl hydrolase, whose translation MKPPLAIYSVYLRNHTPEGTFQSCIPDLKRIKDMGIDTIWLLPIHPIGQKNRKGSLGCPYSIQDYYGINPEYGRMADFEEFLSRAHNKGIRVIMDIVFNHTSYDSVLYQTHPEYFHCNDKGQIRSRITEWSDVIDLDHSQRGVKEYLIDVLLFWVNRGIDGFRCDVASLVPLSFWKSAYQACSLINDQLIWIGESIDESFKSFLSERGIPFSTDAELYQYFHALYEYDSYPCWRRALDNGDKMDRYMELIQDQECHRTPGRFRLRFIENHDQLRSRALLKEGRLWDNWMSFLILNRGIPLIYGGQEYSCEKVPSLFEKDLFSRDPALDKSLFIHRLLKIKQSIEQEDYTLSFDWTTVKGVLRLSWDLVGRRVIAFLNMGQVKGLYPERNLSKARDILNAEPITYTALGLVIQDYPMIVEVFL comes from the coding sequence ATGAAACCACCTCTGGCTATTTATTCTGTCTATCTCAGAAATCACACCCCTGAAGGTACTTTTCAAAGTTGTATTCCCGATTTGAAACGAATAAAAGATATGGGTATTGATACGATCTGGCTCTTGCCCATTCATCCAATTGGTCAGAAAAATCGAAAGGGTTCTTTAGGTTGTCCCTATTCTATTCAGGACTATTATGGAATAAATCCTGAATATGGACGTATGGCCGATTTTGAGGAGTTCCTAAGTAGGGCCCATAATAAGGGGATAAGGGTGATCATGGATATTGTATTCAATCATACTTCTTATGATTCCGTTCTCTATCAAACTCATCCTGAATATTTTCATTGTAATGACAAGGGTCAGATTAGATCCCGGATTACAGAATGGAGTGATGTCATTGATTTGGACCATTCACAAAGGGGGGTGAAGGAATATCTCATTGATGTTCTTCTGTTTTGGGTAAACAGGGGTATTGATGGATTTCGTTGTGATGTGGCCTCTCTGGTTCCTCTGTCCTTTTGGAAATCAGCCTATCAGGCCTGTTCTCTTATAAATGATCAACTCATATGGATAGGTGAATCAATTGATGAAAGCTTTAAATCCTTTTTATCAGAAAGAGGTATCCCTTTTTCTACTGATGCTGAGCTTTATCAGTATTTTCATGCTCTCTACGAATATGACAGTTATCCCTGTTGGCGGAGGGCTCTTGATAATGGTGATAAGATGGATCGTTATATGGAGCTTATCCAGGATCAGGAATGTCATAGGACTCCTGGTCGGTTTCGTTTGCGATTCATTGAAAACCATGATCAACTCCGGTCCAGAGCTTTGTTAAAAGAAGGACGGCTTTGGGATAATTGGATGAGCTTCCTCATTCTTAACAGAGGTATTCCTCTTATTTATGGGGGGCAGGAATACTCTTGTGAAAAGGTTCCCTCCCTTTTTGAAAAAGACCTGTTCTCCCGTGATCCGGCGTTAGATAAAAGCCTTTTTATTCATCGTTTACTGAAAATAAAACAAAGTATCGAACAAGAGGATTATACCTTAAGTTTTGATTGGACTACAGTGAAGGGAGTCCTGCGCTTGAGTTGGGACCTTGTAGGAAGAAGGGTGATAGCCTTTCTAAATATGGGACAAGTCAAAGGCCTCTATCCTGAGAGGAACCTCTCTAAAGCTAGAGATATTCTTAATGCTGAGCCTATTACATACACGGCCCTGGGTTTAGTCATTCAGGATTATCCTATGATCGTGGAAGTATTCCTATAA
- a CDS encoding glutamine--tRNA ligase/YqeY domain fusion protein, translated as MENSENTLPTNFIHQIIDKDLQQGINQGKVHTRFPPEPNGYLHIGHAKSITLNYGTAIKYEGKFNLRFDDTNPAKEEDEYVRSIKEDVKWLGADWEDRLFFASDYFETFDEYAQILIKDGKAYVDFSTPEEISTMRGMPTKPGIESPYRNTSPEDNLDKYNRMKAGEYEEGSAVLRAKIDMTSPNMNMRDPVLYRISKTPHHRQGDKWCIYPMYDWAHGFEDSLEGITYSLCTLEFENHRPLYNWFIDQVPGIHHPRQIEFAPLNITYTVLSKRKLLELVKTNIVEGWDDPRMPTISGLRRRGFTPSAIRSFCEKIGVSKVDSMVDHAFLEFCIKDELNLTAQRRMAVLDPIKVTITNYPEGQSEMVTCDNNPEDPNGGTREVPFTRNLYIERDDFMEEPPKKYFRLSPGKEVRLKHAYYITCTDVVKDESGQITEILCTYDPETKGGDSPDKRKVKGTLHWVTQEHGVPAEVRLYDKLFTKENMLNLEEGEDYKDFLNPESLVSIKGCVLEPALKEAALGEGFQFMRKGYFVIDNKDSAPDHLVFNRTVGLTDSWAKLQKKLKG; from the coding sequence ATGGAAAACAGTGAAAACACGTTACCAACCAACTTTATCCATCAGATCATCGATAAAGATCTACAGCAGGGGATCAACCAAGGTAAGGTGCACACACGATTCCCACCAGAACCTAATGGCTACCTACACATAGGACATGCAAAGTCCATCACTCTTAACTACGGAACAGCTATCAAATATGAAGGCAAGTTCAATCTCCGTTTTGATGATACTAACCCTGCAAAGGAAGAAGACGAATACGTTCGTTCCATCAAGGAAGACGTTAAATGGTTAGGCGCTGATTGGGAAGATCGCCTTTTCTTCGCCAGTGATTATTTTGAAACCTTTGATGAATATGCTCAGATTTTGATTAAAGACGGAAAGGCCTATGTGGATTTTTCCACACCAGAGGAAATCTCTACCATGAGAGGTATGCCTACTAAACCGGGTATTGAAAGTCCTTACCGCAATACAAGCCCTGAAGATAATCTTGATAAATATAACAGAATGAAAGCGGGAGAGTATGAAGAAGGTTCTGCTGTTCTGCGGGCTAAGATCGATATGACCAGTCCAAATATGAATATGCGAGATCCTGTCCTCTATCGTATTAGTAAGACTCCTCATCATCGTCAGGGGGATAAGTGGTGTATCTATCCCATGTACGATTGGGCCCATGGTTTTGAAGACTCTCTTGAAGGGATTACCTATTCCCTGTGTACTTTAGAGTTTGAGAATCACAGACCTCTTTATAACTGGTTTATCGATCAGGTTCCGGGCATTCACCATCCCAGACAGATCGAGTTTGCCCCTCTCAACATTACTTATACGGTTCTAAGTAAAAGAAAACTTCTGGAGTTAGTGAAAACAAATATAGTAGAAGGTTGGGATGATCCCCGTATGCCTACTATCTCTGGTCTGAGACGACGAGGGTTTACCCCTTCAGCGATTCGAAGTTTTTGTGAGAAGATAGGAGTATCCAAGGTTGATTCCATGGTTGACCATGCCTTTCTTGAGTTCTGTATTAAGGATGAATTAAACCTGACAGCCCAGAGACGAATGGCTGTTCTTGATCCCATTAAGGTGACCATCACCAACTATCCTGAAGGCCAATCAGAAATGGTAACCTGTGATAACAATCCCGAAGATCCCAATGGGGGAACCCGTGAAGTTCCCTTCACTCGTAACCTCTACATTGAAAGGGATGACTTCATGGAAGAACCTCCTAAGAAGTATTTCCGACTTAGCCCTGGTAAGGAAGTGAGATTAAAGCATGCTTATTACATCACTTGTACTGATGTCGTTAAGGATGAGTCCGGACAGATCACAGAGATTCTCTGTACATATGATCCTGAAACTAAAGGAGGAGACAGTCCGGATAAACGTAAAGTAAAGGGGACGCTCCACTGGGTAACTCAGGAACATGGTGTTCCTGCTGAGGTTCGATTGTATGATAAGCTTTTTACCAAAGAAAATATGCTTAATCTGGAAGAAGGTGAGGACTACAAAGATTTCCTTAATCCTGAATCTCTGGTATCTATTAAAGGGTGTGTTCTGGAACCCGCTCTTAAAGAGGCTGCTCTTGGAGAAGGTTTTCAATTTATGCGTAAGGGGTACTTTGTCATTGATAATAAAGATTCTGCCCCCGACCATCTTGTGTTCAACAGAACTGTAGGTTTGACTGATTCCTGGGCCAAACTTCAGAAGAAGCTTAAAGGCTAG
- a CDS encoding HD domain-containing protein, with protein sequence MGNLFFSNPIEEETLKKRKNEREKDRHDLRGYYFRDTTAIIHSNPFRRLKHKTQVFFAPKNDHICTRIEHVMHVATVAATICRSLDLESDLAWAIGVGHDLGHTPFGHVGETILGELMSGQGGFRHEIYSLRVVDKLIHKGQGLNLTYAVRDGIINHCGEKFEKTLKPDFTIKDLSAITKRDQIPSTWEGVVVRMSDKIAYLGRDLEDGIGLGLVNSEDIPKEAAKVLGSKNSTIIDTLANDLISYSLKEGEIGFSQEKYDAFLEMKDFNYQNIYKNPVLSDYHRYFRRILNSLHQYLQEIWQHYGTDIEGYSQENNAYAGRFAHYVDKMQNFYREDDKSWDMLLPDFIAGMTDDFALDAIKEIMLPEKFNTQFNRY encoded by the coding sequence ATGGGAAATTTATTTTTTTCCAATCCAATTGAAGAAGAAACCTTAAAAAAACGTAAAAACGAAAGGGAAAAAGATCGCCATGACCTAAGGGGCTACTATTTTAGGGATACAACAGCTATCATCCATTCTAATCCCTTTAGGCGTCTCAAACACAAAACCCAGGTTTTCTTTGCTCCCAAGAATGATCATATCTGTACACGAATAGAACACGTTATGCATGTAGCCACTGTTGCTGCTACAATCTGCCGTTCTCTGGATCTGGAATCGGACCTGGCCTGGGCTATTGGAGTGGGGCATGATCTAGGTCATACTCCCTTTGGTCATGTGGGTGAAACCATTTTGGGAGAACTCATGTCTGGGCAGGGAGGATTCCGTCATGAAATCTATTCCCTCCGGGTTGTTGATAAACTGATCCACAAAGGTCAGGGGCTTAATTTGACCTATGCGGTCCGGGATGGGATCATCAATCACTGTGGAGAAAAGTTTGAAAAAACTCTCAAACCAGACTTCACCATTAAGGACTTATCCGCCATTACCAAGAGAGATCAAATCCCTTCTACATGGGAGGGTGTTGTTGTTCGTATGAGTGATAAGATCGCTTATCTGGGGCGGGATCTGGAAGATGGCATAGGACTGGGGCTGGTTAATTCTGAAGATATTCCCAAAGAAGCAGCGAAAGTCTTAGGTTCTAAAAACTCCACTATTATTGATACCCTAGCTAATGATCTCATTTCTTATTCTCTTAAAGAAGGGGAGATCGGATTCAGCCAGGAGAAGTATGATGCCTTCCTGGAAATGAAAGACTTTAACTATCAGAACATTTATAAGAATCCTGTCTTATCCGATTATCATCGTTACTTCCGACGAATACTGAACTCTCTGCACCAATATCTACAGGAAATATGGCAGCATTATGGTACAGACATTGAAGGGTATAGTCAGGAAAATAATGCTTATGCAGGACGCTTTGCCCACTACGTGGACAAGATGCAAAACTTTTACCGGGAAGACGATAAAAGCTGGGACATGCTCCTTCCTGATTTTATCGCAGGAATGACTGATGATTTTGCATTGGATGCGATCAAGGAAATCATGCTGCCAGAGAAGTTCAATACCCAATTTAATCGCTATTAG